A single genomic interval of Arachis duranensis cultivar V14167 chromosome 7, aradu.V14167.gnm2.J7QH, whole genome shotgun sequence harbors:
- the LOC107458008 gene encoding LOW QUALITY PROTEIN: uncharacterized protein LOC107458008 (The sequence of the model RefSeq protein was modified relative to this genomic sequence to represent the inferred CDS: inserted 1 base in 1 codon), whose amino-acid sequence MCKGNPQRRSTGDELHTVAKSGDLVAVQMILTSNPLAVNSRDKHLRTPLHLAAFAGHAEIVSYLCKNKADVGASAMDDMAAIHFATQKGHLEVVKALVAAVASNKACTRKGMNSLHYASQGXHLELVRYLAKKGANLTAKTRAGKTPLDLANNEEVRSFLEEFERSAKNRASSNKDKAEQSDPKASTLESEDNSSAKQPAVVVDEENGDGEKRETNEDDKNSDREKRKANEEKAREDSSQSKRAKVKLSYLQSSDDIQEEEEEDM is encoded by the exons ATGTGTAAAGGCAACCCACAGAGAAGAAGCACCGGCGACGAGCTCCATACGGTGGCAAAGTCCGGTGATCTCGTCGCTGTTCAGATGATTTTGACTTCAAACCCTTTGGCTGTTAATTCCAGAGACAAGCATCTGAGAACACC acttcatttagCAGCATTTGCTGGACATGCAGAGATAGTAAGTTATCTGTGCAAGAATAAGGCTGATGTTGGTGCTTCTGCAATGGATGACATGGCCGCAATACACTTTGCCACTCAGAAGGGGCATTTGGAAGTTGTTAAGGCTCTAGTTGCAGCTGTTGCATCCAACAAGGCTTGTACTCGCAAAGGCATGAATTCATTACACTACGCATCTCAAG TCCATCTGGAGCTTGTTAGGTACTTGGCCAAGAAAGGGGCGAATCTTACTGCCAAGACAAGGGCAGGAAAGACTCCTTTGGATCTTGCTAACAATGAAGAAGTCCGCTCATTTCTGGAGGAATTCGAAAGATCAGCCAAGAACAGAGCATCTAGCAACAAAGATAAAGCTGAACAGTCTGATCCAAAAGCATCCACGTTGGAATCAGAAGATAATTCAAGTGCCAAACAGCCTGCAGTGGTTGTCGATGAAGAAAACGGTGacggagagaagagagagactAATGAGGATGACAAAAATAGTGATAGGGAGAAGAGGAAGGCTAACGAAGAGAAAGCAAGAGAAGACTCATCACAATCAAAAAGGGCAAAAGTTAAGTTGAGCTATCTCCAAAGTTCAGATGAtatccaagaagaagaagaagaagacatgtAG